The sequence TAACCCAAAAATCTTTTTCCGTTTGGGTAATTTACTGGGAAGCTCAAGATTCTTGATTCAGAGGCTCCGGTAAAGCTCTCCACTTTCTTGCAATTCTTGGGGAACTTGCGGTAGTCTGTTGTTTTTGTTTCCTGCACTTTTTATCCTGAAGTAATGCAATATTGCTTGCTTTATTgctcatttttttatttgttttttatattgtttagaTGAGTCCGTGTATTAGCATTCTTATTTGTTTGTTGgataaatgaaaaattttaaattggaaTTTGGAGACTAATCCACAATTATGAGAAAAGATGTGCATTAAATGGAAGATTCTTGATAGTTTAGCACTGAAAATAAAGGCCAAAAGATGTAGATGCAGCACGTTAATGCTAGGATTACGAATTTACGATGGGTTcttgtttttcaaaataaaaacagaCTTGACGCTTCTTCAAGTCtactccattttttttattttcattttgtacGAATTTGTTGGATTGCTTAAACCGCAACCATATTTGTCAATAACAGGTAACGAGTACAAGAACTACGTTTggaattgttttaaaaatagcCATTTAATTAGATGTTCATCTATGGGAtaagtttttttatattttcttatttCAACTGAGTCAATAGGATCTTGTGATGGAGAGAAAGTGGCTACAGATTGTATTTGTTTGGTTTTTGGtatattttcttgtaaaatcgGCCCTGATTGCTGCTGATATCAACCGACTGAACATATGGCCAATGCCGAAATCGGTGAGCTATGGACATCGGCTTCTCTATTTCAGCAACAATTTCGAGCTGAAGACCGAAGGGACAAAGTATGCTGATGCTTCTGGGATTCTCAAGGATGCATTCACAAGGACAGTTGATACTATAAAATTAGATCATGTCATTGAAGCCAATGTTTCCCATTATGATCCCTCTTTGGTGCTGAAAGGGATTCATGTGGTTATCTTTTCGTCTTCTGACGTGGTATGCTTGTGGAGAAATTAATGTATCTTTTTATGCATTTAGATTCTCAGATTCATTGATCGTTTTAGCTTCAGAACCTCATGATTTTTTCTGTCTAGTTACAACATGGTATTGATGAGTCATACAAGCTAAATATCCCAACGAAGGGAAATTCACTTTATGCACGAATTGAGGTATTCCCATCTCTAAAATGTCAcctatcaaaattacaattggCTGAGAAATGCAATTGTAACCTGGTGTTTCaaaaagataaattttaaaCGATTTGGTTTCATGCAGGCACAAACCGTGTATGGAGCATTGCATGGTCTTCAGGTTTGATGTTTTCTCTGATAAAAGCTCAAAGTGTTTCTATCTTTTGTTTTCCGAGGGGTGGGGGGAGAATGGGTAAACAATGTAATGCTAGCTAGTTTTGTATAAAATTTTGACAGACATTTAGCCAAGTCTGCTATTTTAACTTGACGTCTAGAGGAATCGTAGTCCATCAGGTTCCATGGAACATCATTGATGAGCCAAGGTTCTCATATCGAGGACTTTTGATCGGTGAGATTTTTGTCAAATCCCGCTGCTGAgttaggatttaaaatacatggcTCCTGCATGAAAGATCtgacatttaattaatgcaGATACATCCAGGCATTATCTGACGCTACCAACTATAAAGAAGGTTATTGATTCCATGACTTACGCCAAGTTGGTATGAAAATTTCACATTTGACATTTCACTTAGCTCAAGTGCCTAGTTATCTATTATGCTCTTTTTCCTGCATTAGCACATTTTCTGCCTAAGATATCAGTTTGAGATATTCagcaataaatttaaaacaaatgaTATCTTTGacagaaaattgaaaattatagcTGTTAATTACAACAGAACACTTACATCAACCTTAGCAAGGACAAGTGGAGATAGTTTCTGTGTTTTTTTAAGGTTTTGAAGATGATAGATTCAATTTTGTACTTAAATTTACTCCCTTTCGTTTCATTCAGAATGTGCTACATTGGCACATTGTAGATTCACAATCTTTTCCTCTCGAGATACCTTCCTATCCAAAGCTGTGGCAAGGCGCGTATTCCATCTCAGAAAGGTATACAATTGATGATGCAGCAGAGATTGTAAGGTAAGTGACATATATTCTTATATCTTACGtaaattttttacataaaatcaCAAAAGCCTATGATTTGTTTTTTCTAAGTTGGTGGTCCTAACATTGCTGCAGTTATGCTCAAAGACGAGGAATTAATTTATTGGCTGAAATAGACGTTCCAGGACACGCTCTCTCCTGGTACTTATCATGCTTGTTTAATAACAAACttagaatatttaattttcgttttttaatcgatatatttgtgttgaaaCGATAAATGTAGGGGGGTTGGCTATCCTGCTATGTGGCCATCATCGGATTGTAAAGAGCCCCTTGATGTGAGCAATGAGTTTACCTTCAAGTTGATAGATGGGATTCTTTCAggtatgattatattattttaagaaaggAGATTGTCGTTCGGAAAGTTAAAATCAGGAtacatcatttttttatttccagATTTCAGTAAGATCTTCAAGTATAGATTTGTTCATCTGGGAGGTGACGAAGTGGATACCAGTAAGATTCATACTTCAAAAACTTTCATTTTCTTGCTTATTTTTCTATCATCTTTATCCGGTTCTATTGGAAGGTAGCTTTCAATTGTAGGTTGCTGGCTGCTAACTCCTCATGTGAGAAATTGGTATGAATACTAAATTTGCTTAATAACTGTACTTTGATTGTTGTCGTTGGTAAATTTATTCCATCAGTATTTCATTAGTTTTTCGGAAACATATGTGTTTCACCGTGTCAAATCTGTAGTAGTAGACACAAATTGCCAGAGAAATCCATTTGCGAGCTTAtaaaacaattcaaatttcttaTAAGATTCTAAAGATTTACATCTTAATGCTTCACAGGTTAAAGAAAAACAATCTAAACAGTTCCGAGGCGTATCAGTATTTCGTGCTGAGAGCACAGAAGATAGCTTTATCTCATGGATACGAAATCATAAACTGGTATGTTCCCATTACTTGAAAAGTACTTAAAACTAATATATGTTCCCTTTTGGAAGTGACTCTTTAACATGGCGTAGGGAGGAGACGTTCAACAACTTCGGCAGTAAACTAAGCCGGAAAACAGTTGTTCATAATTGGTAAACAACCTTAGATCATTTCACTCAACGGCCATATTACTAACACAACCAACTAGCATGTGATTGTTCTGTTCTTGTATTGATGCAGGCTAGGGAGTGGTGTTGCTCAAAGGGTGGTTGAAACTGGTTTGCGATGTATCGTGAGTAATCAAGACAAGTGGTATCTAGATCATTTGGATGCCCTCTGGCCTGGTTTCTACATGAACGAGCCACTGACGAATATCACAGATCCGAAGCAACAAGCTTTGGTTCTTGGAGGGGAGGTGTGTATGTGGGGGGAACATATTGATGGATCCGACATCGAGCAAACCATATGGCCGcgcgctgctgctgctgcaggTACTTCTATGGCCGTTGGCTCTTCTTGTGCATTCAGAATTTTAGGGTAGCGTATTAACATTTAAGCTTATGTTGTGTATATTTTGGTATAAATGCAGAGAGGCTATGGACACCTTACGACAAGATAGCCAAGGATCCGAAGCAAGTGGTGGGTCGGTTGGCGCATTTCAGGTGTCTCTTGAACCAGAGGGGAGTGGCTGCAGCTCCGTTGGCTGGTCCGGGTAGGGTGGCACCAGAAGAACCCGGTTCCTGTTATAAGCAATGATAATAGTGTGTTTCAATCAGTTGAACATTGTCCATTAATTGATTTATGCATGAATTTCAATAATAgatgttatttattattatatgattaaaaataagaCCGACACCTAtagttatataaaaaaaacaatagttTTGTAAGATGAGGTGATTGATTA comes from Primulina huaijiensis isolate GDHJ02 chromosome 5, ASM1229523v2, whole genome shotgun sequence and encodes:
- the LOC140976927 gene encoding beta-hexosaminidase 3-like — encoded protein: MERKWLQIVFVWFLVYFLVKSALIAADINRLNIWPMPKSVSYGHRLLYFSNNFELKTEGTKYADASGILKDAFTRTVDTIKLDHVIEANVSHYDPSLVLKGIHVVIFSSSDVLQHGIDESYKLNIPTKGNSLYARIEAQTVYGALHGLQTFSQVCYFNLTSRGIVVHQVPWNIIDEPRFSYRGLLIDTSRHYLTLPTIKKVIDSMTYAKLNVLHWHIVDSQSFPLEIPSYPKLWQGAYSISERYTIDDAAEIVSYAQRRGINLLAEIDVPGHALSWGVGYPAMWPSSDCKEPLDVSNEFTFKLIDGILSDFSKIFKYRFVHLGGDEVDTSCWLLTPHVRNWLKKNNLNSSEAYQYFVLRAQKIALSHGYEIINWEETFNNFGSKLSRKTVVHNWLGSGVAQRVVETGLRCIVSNQDKWYLDHLDALWPGFYMNEPLTNITDPKQQALVLGGEVCMWGEHIDGSDIEQTIWPRAAAAAERLWTPYDKIAKDPKQVVGRLAHFRCLLNQRGVAAAPLAGPGRVAPEEPGSCYKQ